The Candidatus Atribacteria bacterium ADurb.Bin276 genome contains the following window.
CCACCGATGTTTTAGAAACCATAACGAGGGAATTAGGAGTAAAAGAAGGTGAAACCACCAAAGATGGTTTATTTACCCTTGAAGTTACCAGTTGTCTTGGAGTTTGTGGGGTCGCACCAGCTATGATGATTAATGATGTTACCTATGGAAACTTAAATACCGAACGTATTCGAGAAATATTTGCTCTTTACCGATGATCGAGAGGAGGGATTTTATCTATGCTTTTTCGTTCACACGTATTGGTTGAAATGACGAGTAGTTCGGTCGTGCTGGGCGCTGCTCAGATCCGAGAAAAATTTGAGAAGGAAATTGAACGGCTTGGTCTTTCTCAAGAAATCCGGATTCTTGACACCGGATCATTTGGAGCAGGTCTCCCTTCTCCTTTTGTGGTTATTTTTCCGGATAATGTTGTGTATGCTCCGATAAAACTTGATCAAGTCAAAATAATTGTCGAAGAGCATCTTCTCAAGGGTCGACCAGTCAAAGACTTTATGTATTCAGGTCGTACTGAAACCACTCCACAGGATTTTCGGCCTCTTTCTCCTTTAGCACAGGAGAAGCGGGTGGTTTTGAGGAATAGTGGTTATATCGATCCAACCAACATTGATGATTATATTGCACGGGACGGATATATGGCTTTAGGCAAAGTGTTATCGGGAACCCCTGAAGAAGCTATTCAAATAGTAAAGAATTCTGGATTGCTTGGAAGGGGTGGCGCTGGCTATCCAACCGGATTGAAGTGGGAATATACTCAAAAAGCCCAAGGAGATGAAAAGTATATCGTTTGTAATGCCGATGAGGGGGAACCGGGGACCTTTAAGGATCGTTTGATTCTTGAGGGAGATCCACATTCTATCTTAGAAGCGATGGCTATCGCCGGGTTTGCAGTAGGGGCTCACCAAGGGTATATTTATGTCCGCGGCGAATACCCGGAAAGCATCCGTCATTTGGAAATAGCCATTTCCCAGGCCTTGGATTATGGCCTCTTGGGTGACAACTTACTCAATTCGGGATTTTCTTTCCGAATTGACATTCGAAAGGGAGCAGGAGCCTATATATGTGGTGAAGAAACTGCGCTTTTGGAATCGATGGAAGGTGGTCGGGGAGAAC
Protein-coding sequences here:
- the hndC_3 gene encoding NADP-reducing hydrogenase subunit HndC, which translates into the protein MLFRSHVLVEMTSSSVVLGAAQIREKFEKEIERLGLSQEIRILDTGSFGAGLPSPFVVIFPDNVVYAPIKLDQVKIIVEEHLLKGRPVKDFMYSGRTETTPQDFRPLSPLAQEKRVVLRNSGYIDPTNIDDYIARDGYMALGKVLSGTPEEAIQIVKNSGLLGRGGAGYPTGLKWEYTQKAQGDEKYIVCNADEGEPGTFKDRLILEGDPHSILEAMAIAGFAVGAHQGYIYVRGEYPESIRHLEIAISQALDYGLLGDNLLNSGFSFRIDIRKGAGAYICGEETALLESMEGGRGEPRIKPPYPPQKGLWGKPTVINNVETFANIPPIFLNGPEWFKNIGTPTCPGTKVFTLTGNVINLGLIEVPMGTTLRELVYQAGGGIKNGRELKLIQTGGPSGGTMTPDLLDVPMAFDTLPRYQSALGSGALTVIDDTHCIVDVVKNFCEFFLHESCGKCTPCRIGNKRIVEILERISSGKGIEEDLEKLTFLGEHIKRTSFCGLGQAAPNPLLRCLDYFREEFESHVIEKRCPFNVCPMESPKKIKSLKV